Proteins found in one Vespula pensylvanica isolate Volc-1 chromosome 10, ASM1446617v1, whole genome shotgun sequence genomic segment:
- the LOC122632604 gene encoding uncharacterized protein LOC122632604 isoform X2 has translation MDLPINSLIELPINNLKQLIENINVRSTTKYSHYVLHEWMDHNTASTINNSIINIPLTKKSKFVQYIIGYKLENLSNKKGYIYCWDGIQLSELIELKYLKCSGKDLIGSQVTGRGFNIYLVGGEYGLGTGQFNQIIWRYCLITKKWYYFGRLPSPRRHMIAGFLSNCMIVVGGVGRHRLKLSSVDMFNIHTGKWAKTADVPECFTEVPHYSIMKKKLFLLRSSLYIFYPELESWKTIILENIPLPIAHHFMAYGLVIFMIRDNDIVLSRISNIQEKICDDCLKLYKDHAMIHTMSNVYPSIGLFIPGIGFISILSKKCQSCSYSYLETDNRTRNNPQELILDPRLGSFDTIDPKTLYEVSILGNL, from the exons ATGGATTTACCCATTAATTCTTTGATCGAGCTACCTATTAACAATCTCAAAcagttaattgaaaatattaatgttaggTCAACAACAAAATATTCGCATTATGTATTGCACGAGTGGATGGATCATAATACA GCTTctacaattaataatagtataataaatataccaTTGACAAAGAAATCTAAAtttgtacaatatataattggatataaattagaaaatcttAGTAATAAGAAaggatatatttattgttggGATGGTATACAGTTATCTGAGTTAATAGAActaaaatatctaaaatgtTCTGGGAAGGATCTGATAGGTTCGCAAGTTACTGGCAgag gatttaatatatatcttgttgGCGGAGAATATGGTTTAGGAACTGGtcaatttaatcaaataatttggCGATATTGCCTTATAACTAAAAAATGGTATTATTTTGGAAG ACTTCCTAGCCCAAGAAGACATATGATTGCTGGATTTTTAAGTAATTGTATGATTGTGGTGGGTGGTGTAGGACGTCATCGTTTAAAACTATCGTCAGTTGATAtgtttaatatacatacag GTAAATGGGCAAAAACTGCAGATGTACCTGAATGTTTTACTGAAGTGCCACATTATAgtatcatgaaaaaaaaattatttttattgagatcatctctttatatattctatcctGAACTTGAATCGTGGAAGACTATTATCTTAGAGAATATTCCTTTGCCTATAGCACATCATTTTATGGCATATGGACtcgtaatatttatgatta gAGATAACGATATAGTTTTGTCCAGAATTAGtaatatacaagaaaaaatatgtgatGATTGCTTAAAATTGTACAAAGATCATGCAATGATACATACTATGAGTAATGTGTATCCTTCAATAGGTTTATTCATTCCTGGCATAggttttatatcgatattatctaaaaaatgTCAATCATGTAGTTATTCATATCTAGAAACAGACAATAGAACAAGAAATAATCCACAGGAACTAATTTTAGATCCTAGGCTAGGAAGTTTTGATACAATTGATCCAAAAACATTGTACGAGGTATCCATATTAGGTAACttgtaa
- the LOC122632604 gene encoding uncharacterized protein LOC122632604 isoform X1 yields the protein MEDEIITLILENNRFEVDKKRLINKSHYFHCLFSPNFYDSQNKEHIINYDITSSMLQNFIEWIHDDERVLIELCYFIKSSMVKYKTDNFIDLLNLLQLAVLFMADDLISDITDTIILYWLNPEKVIDVWLLAQELAISLLTDVCLSVCLDRFMDLPINSLIELPINNLKQLIENINVRSTTKYSHYVLHEWMDHNTASTINNSIINIPLTKKSKFVQYIIGYKLENLSNKKGYIYCWDGIQLSELIELKYLKCSGKDLIGSQVTGRGFNIYLVGGEYGLGTGQFNQIIWRYCLITKKWYYFGRLPSPRRHMIAGFLSNCMIVVGGVGRHRLKLSSVDMFNIHTGKWAKTADVPECFTEVPHYSIMKKKLFLLRSSLYIFYPELESWKTIILENIPLPIAHHFMAYGLVIFMIRDNDIVLSRISNIQEKICDDCLKLYKDHAMIHTMSNVYPSIGLFIPGIGFISILSKKCQSCSYSYLETDNRTRNNPQELILDPRLGSFDTIDPKTLYEVSILGNL from the exons ATGGAAGATGAAATTATTACGttaattcttgaaaataatcgCTTTgaagtcgataaaaaaagactTATTAACAAAAGTCATTATTTCCATTGCCTTTTCTCTCCAAATTTTTACGACTCGCAAAACAAAGaacatattataaattatgatattacTTCATCTATGTTACAG aATTTTATTGAGTGGATTCATGACGATGAAAGAGTATTAATTGAACtttgttatttcattaaatcttCAATGGTGAAGTATAAAACAGATAATTTTATagatcttttaaatttattacaattggCTGTACTTTTCATGGCTGACGATTTAATAAGCGATATAACTGATACTATCATATTATATTGGTTGAATCCGGAAAAGGTAATTGATGTCTGGTTATTGGCACAAGAGTTGGCTATAAGTTTATTGACTGATGTCTGTTTGTCAGTATGCTTAGATCGTTTTATGGATTTACCCATTAATTCTTTGATCGAGCTACCTATTAACAATCTCAAAcagttaattgaaaatattaatgttaggTCAACAACAAAATATTCGCATTATGTATTGCACGAGTGGATGGATCATAATACA GCTTctacaattaataatagtataataaatataccaTTGACAAAGAAATCTAAAtttgtacaatatataattggatataaattagaaaatcttAGTAATAAGAAaggatatatttattgttggGATGGTATACAGTTATCTGAGTTAATAGAActaaaatatctaaaatgtTCTGGGAAGGATCTGATAGGTTCGCAAGTTACTGGCAgag gatttaatatatatcttgttgGCGGAGAATATGGTTTAGGAACTGGtcaatttaatcaaataatttggCGATATTGCCTTATAACTAAAAAATGGTATTATTTTGGAAG ACTTCCTAGCCCAAGAAGACATATGATTGCTGGATTTTTAAGTAATTGTATGATTGTGGTGGGTGGTGTAGGACGTCATCGTTTAAAACTATCGTCAGTTGATAtgtttaatatacatacag GTAAATGGGCAAAAACTGCAGATGTACCTGAATGTTTTACTGAAGTGCCACATTATAgtatcatgaaaaaaaaattatttttattgagatcatctctttatatattctatcctGAACTTGAATCGTGGAAGACTATTATCTTAGAGAATATTCCTTTGCCTATAGCACATCATTTTATGGCATATGGACtcgtaatatttatgatta gAGATAACGATATAGTTTTGTCCAGAATTAGtaatatacaagaaaaaatatgtgatGATTGCTTAAAATTGTACAAAGATCATGCAATGATACATACTATGAGTAATGTGTATCCTTCAATAGGTTTATTCATTCCTGGCATAggttttatatcgatattatctaaaaaatgTCAATCATGTAGTTATTCATATCTAGAAACAGACAATAGAACAAGAAATAATCCACAGGAACTAATTTTAGATCCTAGGCTAGGAAGTTTTGATACAATTGATCCAAAAACATTGTACGAGGTATCCATATTAGGTAACttgtaa